One Treponema sp. J25 DNA segment encodes these proteins:
- a CDS encoding GGDEF domain-containing protein, which produces MCSLFFRRERPKKINDHYGHGEGDFTIKSVATVLQRTFRSTDILGRWGGDELVALAIDCSLEKLPIIQKRLQENLESINAKLQKPYAISFCYGVAATNPEEPVPLQELFDMADKNLYEEKDRFYFRHE; this is translated from the coding sequence ATGTGTTCTCTTTTTTTTCGACGTGAACGGCCTAAAAAAATAAATGACCACTATGGTCACGGAGAAGGGGATTTTACCATAAAATCTGTCGCCACGGTTCTGCAAAGGACCTTTCGATCTACCGATATCCTTGGAAGATGGGGAGGCGATGAACTCGTAGCCCTGGCCATTGATTGTAGCCTTGAAAAACTTCCCATAATACAAAAAAGATTACAAGAAAACTTAGAAAGTATTAACGCAAAACTCCAGAAACCTTATGCTATTTCTTTTTGTTATGGGGTGGCAGCAACAAACCCAGAAGAGCCTGTGCCCCTTCAGGAACTTTTTGATATGGCGGATAAGAACCTATATGAGGAAAAGGACCGGTTTTATTTCCGCCATGAATAA
- a CDS encoding Mut7-C RNAse domain-containing protein, which yields MNNKDKPVEQSRIGRSLLQWDNIVSEQTPPEESIPTFICDVHLGKLSRILRLLGFSVYYRNDLEDREIADRAAASSAIVLSRDRGLLRRKKISQGLLLTSTDPYEQAREVLWHFNLLPSVRPFSRCSLCGEPIKPVPREMVYHQLPASVRDKYPTFYQCSACGKLFWKGDHFRTMEGLLNRLLSPRAE from the coding sequence ATGAATAATAAAGATAAACCAGTCGAACAAAGCCGAATTGGCCGAAGTTTATTGCAATGGGATAATATCGTTTCCGAACAAACGCCCCCAGAAGAATCCATACCTACCTTTATCTGTGATGTTCACCTCGGAAAATTAAGTCGAATACTCCGCCTTCTGGGATTTTCAGTATATTATCGAAACGATTTAGAGGATCGAGAAATCGCCGATCGGGCCGCCGCTTCGTCTGCCATCGTGCTCAGTCGAGACAGGGGGCTTTTACGAAGGAAAAAGATTAGCCAGGGCCTTCTTCTTACCTCTACCGACCCCTATGAACAGGCCCGGGAGGTTCTCTGGCACTTTAACCTGCTCCCATCGGTTCGTCCCTTTAGTCGCTGTTCCCTCTGTGGGGAACCAATCAAACCGGTGCCCCGAGAAATGGTATACCATCAGCTGCCAGCCTCAGTAAGAGACAAGTACCCTACCTTTTATCAATGCTCTGCCTGTGGGAAGCTTTTCTGGAAGGGGGACCACTTCAGAACCATGGAAGGCCTTTTAAACCGCCTTCTTTCTCCCAGGGCCGAGTAA
- a CDS encoding flavin reductase family protein: MARMEESTGSYQSGGYGEGNSPGVRKEIPLSEFHYDPLQLKTEWLLLCAGEYASGHFNAMTISWGSYGQIWDRMFFQVVVRPTRYTYEFMERYDTFTLSAFAPEKYRKALSLLGSRSGRDGDKISLAGLTPVSSYRVAAPSFAEAYLVIECRKIYWQDLDPSHFLDPAIDQNYPRQDYHRVYFGEILAVSQGALR; encoded by the coding sequence ATGGCCAGGATGGAAGAATCAACAGGGTCCTATCAGAGTGGAGGGTATGGAGAAGGAAATTCTCCAGGAGTACGAAAGGAAATACCCCTCTCTGAATTTCACTACGATCCGCTCCAACTAAAAACAGAATGGCTCCTGCTCTGTGCGGGCGAGTATGCCTCAGGGCATTTTAACGCCATGACCATTAGCTGGGGAAGTTATGGTCAGATCTGGGACCGGATGTTCTTTCAGGTGGTGGTGCGGCCCACGCGGTATACCTATGAATTTATGGAACGGTACGATACTTTTACGCTTTCGGCCTTTGCGCCTGAAAAATATCGAAAGGCCCTAAGCCTATTAGGAAGTCGCTCTGGCCGGGATGGCGATAAGATTAGCCTGGCGGGGCTTACTCCTGTTTCTTCGTATCGTGTGGCGGCCCCTTCCTTTGCAGAGGCCTATCTTGTCATAGAATGTAGAAAGATATACTGGCAGGACCTGGATCCTTCCCATTTTTTGGACCCCGCCATAGACCAGAATTATCCCCGGCAGGACTATCACCGGGTGTATTTCGGGGAAATTCTGGCGGTATCGCAGGGGGCATTGCGCTAA
- a CDS encoding substrate-binding domain-containing protein encodes MKTKGPQSIAVLLSTLDDEYQKNLVSCFTRAGEKRNVHLSFFAGYSLCSPYGYQAASNSIYALIHRQRFAGVVISSTLFTYIDENTIHTFLSYFDKGQIPFIIFSYPLSGYPCVRLSVEKAIYVAIEHLVQDHGVKRIGFIRGPKNSEEANERFLAYQRGLERCQLPYEQDLILQGDYGRFSGYHVIDEYIATGKSLPDAILAANDLMALGALECLQHHGIAVPQQVKIIGFDDIGESAVSIPSLSTIRQPLQEMATATLDYMSQFRNEGTGTSALMNTPPSEISIEASFIRRESCGCFDTSPSLSSFFFLLQKSANNILQVPQDITSFQEKGKNTFQDTESSSYRTIEGFRDSKLLRHFDTALEEVLAEKRPKKELKEIVLHFLPEVSLLESHLLELQRVSFSSQGNGHSQIKTALIAELLSYIHKVKERVFLRQSYLFTLHFQEFEYASQFITVSFNLQDLITNLKNTLSRIHIENFFLCFYSSTVQWDRRLSWKLPAKSKIILFYKDGVPVSSWENRMITTRTLYPKDFLANKGSSIILPLYYEFESLGYLGASPVPEDTIAMNILRREAAMVLKGTLILEKEEKTKAELKKSLDTIKKLNRKLQGLSIIDELTGLYNRRGFLTEAQKVFNINKRSLRPCVLFFFDVNGLKK; translated from the coding sequence ATGAAAACCAAGGGGCCTCAAAGCATTGCCGTTCTTCTCAGTACCCTTGATGATGAATACCAAAAAAACCTTGTTTCCTGTTTTACCCGGGCGGGAGAAAAACGAAATGTTCATCTTTCCTTTTTTGCAGGCTATAGCCTCTGTTCCCCCTATGGGTACCAAGCTGCCAGTAACTCTATCTATGCGCTCATCCATCGACAGCGTTTTGCGGGAGTAGTTATTAGCTCTACCCTTTTTACTTATATAGATGAAAATACTATTCATACTTTTCTCAGCTATTTTGATAAGGGACAGATACCGTTCATTATCTTTTCGTATCCCCTCTCGGGATACCCCTGTGTCCGGCTCAGTGTCGAAAAGGCTATCTATGTTGCCATTGAACACCTTGTCCAGGATCACGGAGTTAAACGGATAGGCTTTATTCGGGGACCTAAAAACTCTGAAGAAGCCAATGAACGTTTTCTTGCGTACCAAAGGGGCCTGGAACGCTGTCAATTACCCTATGAACAAGATCTGATTCTTCAGGGTGATTATGGAAGGTTTAGCGGATATCACGTCATAGATGAGTATATCGCCACAGGTAAATCCTTACCCGATGCCATCCTGGCAGCAAACGATCTTATGGCTCTGGGAGCGCTAGAATGCCTACAACACCATGGGATTGCTGTTCCTCAACAGGTAAAAATCATCGGATTTGATGATATTGGGGAAAGTGCTGTGTCTATTCCTTCTTTGAGCACAATCCGACAACCCTTGCAAGAAATGGCCACAGCTACCTTAGACTATATGAGTCAATTTCGGAACGAAGGGACAGGTACCTCAGCCCTTATGAATACCCCACCCTCCGAAATCTCTATCGAGGCATCGTTTATTCGCCGAGAGTCCTGTGGATGTTTTGATACATCTCCTTCTCTATCTTCTTTCTTTTTCCTTCTTCAGAAATCCGCCAATAACATTCTGCAGGTCCCCCAAGACATTACCTCTTTTCAAGAGAAAGGAAAAAACACCTTTCAAGACACTGAAAGTTCCTCTTACAGAACTATTGAAGGTTTTAGGGATAGTAAACTTTTACGTCATTTTGATACAGCCCTGGAAGAGGTACTAGCTGAGAAACGTCCTAAGAAAGAATTAAAGGAAATCGTGCTTCATTTTCTGCCGGAGGTATCTCTACTCGAATCCCATCTCCTTGAATTACAGAGGGTATCCTTCTCCTCTCAGGGAAACGGGCATTCTCAAATAAAGACAGCCCTAATCGCCGAACTTCTTTCCTATATTCATAAGGTAAAAGAGCGCGTTTTTTTACGACAATCCTATCTTTTTACATTACACTTTCAAGAGTTCGAGTATGCAAGTCAGTTTATCACCGTGAGCTTTAATCTCCAGGATCTCATTACAAATCTAAAAAATACCCTTTCCCGGATCCATATCGAGAATTTCTTTCTGTGTTTTTATTCCAGTACGGTACAGTGGGATAGAAGATTATCCTGGAAATTACCGGCAAAGTCAAAGATAATTCTTTTCTATAAAGATGGCGTACCCGTTTCTTCCTGGGAGAATAGAATGATAACGACGAGAACCCTGTACCCCAAGGACTTTTTAGCTAATAAAGGCTCTTCTATTATCTTGCCCCTCTACTACGAATTTGAGTCTCTTGGCTACCTTGGCGCATCTCCTGTTCCAGAAGATACAATTGCGATGAACATCCTTCGAAGAGAGGCCGCCATGGTACTAAAAGGGACCCTAATCTTAGAAAAAGAAGAAAAAACAAAGGCGGAACTAAAAAAATCATTAGATACCATAAAGAAACTAAACCGGAAACTGCAAGGGCTTTCGATAATTGACGAACTAACAGGCCTGTATAACCGCCGTGGTTTTCTTACGGAAGCCCAAAAAGTATTTAATATAAACAAACGCAGTCTCCGTCCATGTGTTCTCTTTTTTTTCGACGTGAACGGCCTAAAAAAATAA
- a CDS encoding beta-propeller fold lactonase family protein: protein MVRKIVFFLLAGAILMAGAIFFRVERPSLHLTVYPPNARILLNGKEITSEHPLSLPWFSQELTLQVQADGYKPQELFYRPHLFGPSHLSITLEPQSFPVTIDLEEGSSTVFWQNKNLGNTPLSTELPTGLQEIRLVREGYADEWCRLYVQGPGKFRLRHHPEGTPFKQIGIFPCGAQPKQVVFSPDEQKLCIPLLDEEGFDVLDIADALHGEPHIERITPPDPQKQRGYVEALFIEEPASPAAEQSKETATILFWISQMTTGRMYEYRYPDFIYQRSIPTGGSWSKFMAWSAPKQVVAVSNWLSDTVSIIDIPTGTVQTRLATDPVPRGLAFSSDGSFLLVTTYDGGTFIQFDTTTWKPIQRLKFAGSNLRHVVLSPDNRWAYVSDMAKNRVYQIRVASFSIEKTFTVDHNPNTIDLSPDGKWLFVSCRGPNNPDSYLLRSPRSGRIAVINLEAGKVVHEFSTGNQPTGLDVSPSGSYLALSNFLDNTIELFWIRDFLEPLSKGAASPPGLSSGPSPETKLP, encoded by the coding sequence TTGGTCCGAAAAATAGTTTTTTTTCTTCTTGCGGGGGCAATACTTATGGCGGGGGCGATATTTTTTAGGGTTGAGCGGCCCTCGTTACACCTTACGGTTTATCCCCCCAACGCCAGGATTCTTCTGAATGGGAAAGAGATCACCAGCGAGCACCCCCTTTCCCTTCCGTGGTTTTCACAAGAGCTTACCCTCCAGGTCCAGGCAGATGGATACAAACCTCAAGAGCTGTTCTATCGGCCCCATTTATTCGGCCCCTCCCATCTGAGTATCACCCTGGAGCCCCAATCATTTCCCGTTACCATCGACCTTGAAGAAGGGAGTTCTACTGTGTTCTGGCAAAATAAAAACCTGGGAAACACCCCGCTTTCCACAGAACTGCCGACGGGGCTCCAGGAAATCCGGCTTGTTCGGGAAGGTTACGCCGACGAGTGGTGCCGCCTTTATGTCCAGGGGCCGGGGAAATTCCGCCTACGCCACCATCCCGAGGGAACTCCCTTTAAACAGATTGGAATCTTTCCCTGTGGTGCCCAACCCAAACAGGTGGTCTTCAGCCCCGACGAACAAAAACTCTGTATTCCCCTTCTGGATGAAGAGGGGTTCGATGTGCTTGATATAGCGGATGCTCTGCATGGGGAACCGCACATAGAACGCATCACTCCACCGGATCCCCAAAAACAACGGGGCTACGTGGAGGCCCTTTTCATTGAAGAGCCAGCTTCCCCCGCGGCTGAACAGAGCAAAGAGACGGCGACCATCCTCTTCTGGATAAGCCAGATGACCACTGGCCGAATGTATGAATACCGCTACCCCGATTTTATCTACCAACGGAGTATTCCGACAGGAGGAAGCTGGTCCAAATTTATGGCCTGGTCCGCACCAAAACAGGTAGTAGCCGTATCCAACTGGCTCAGTGATACCGTCTCGATTATTGACATTCCGACGGGAACGGTGCAAACGCGGCTAGCCACCGATCCGGTACCACGGGGACTTGCCTTCAGTTCCGATGGATCCTTTTTGTTGGTAACGACCTACGATGGAGGGACGTTTATTCAATTTGATACCACCACATGGAAACCAATTCAACGGCTCAAGTTTGCCGGCTCTAATCTTCGCCACGTGGTACTCAGCCCTGACAACCGATGGGCCTATGTGTCCGACATGGCGAAAAATCGGGTGTACCAGATCAGGGTAGCATCCTTTTCCATTGAGAAAACCTTTACGGTAGATCACAATCCCAATACTATCGATCTGAGTCCCGACGGAAAATGGCTTTTTGTCTCCTGCCGGGGGCCGAACAACCCCGACTCATATCTTCTCCGCAGCCCCCGCAGCGGCCGCATCGCGGTTATCAATCTTGAAGCAGGGAAGGTAGTCCACGAATTTTCCACCGGTAACCAACCCACAGGGCTCGATGTGTCTCCCAGCGGCTCGTACCTTGCCCTTTCTAACTTCCTCGACAATACGATAGAACTCTTTTGGATTCGGGATTTTCTGGAACCCCTTTCAAAGGGAGCGGCCTCTCCACCAGGCCTATCCTCCGGTCCTTCACCGGAAACAAAACTCCCCTAA
- a CDS encoding bacteriohemerythrin, giving the protein MELVEWSDKYSVGIPEIDEQHKKLLDIANQLFAACVQGKDAAQMEFRRIVKEAVKYVQTHFSFEEELMKKAGYPLYAEHKAEHAAFVAKVLEGVRDFEGGKPFVPNNFARFLRDWTLEHIAITDKQYENCLKAHLGQK; this is encoded by the coding sequence ATGGAATTGGTAGAATGGAGTGATAAGTATTCCGTAGGGATTCCTGAAATCGATGAGCAGCATAAAAAATTATTGGATATAGCGAATCAACTTTTTGCCGCCTGTGTACAGGGAAAAGATGCCGCCCAAATGGAATTCCGTCGCATTGTAAAAGAGGCGGTAAAATATGTGCAAACCCATTTTTCTTTTGAAGAAGAACTGATGAAAAAGGCGGGGTATCCTCTCTATGCGGAACATAAGGCAGAGCATGCTGCCTTCGTTGCTAAAGTCCTGGAAGGGGTTCGGGATTTTGAAGGTGGTAAACCCTTTGTTCCAAACAATTTTGCCCGTTTCCTGCGGGATTGGACCCTGGAGCATATTGCTATTACAGATAAGCAATATGAAAACTGCTTAAAAGCCCATCTGGGGCAAAAATGA
- a CDS encoding class II aldolase/adducin family protein: protein MRFDMLHPADQIVMIMERVYQYGMTTTSGGNLSIKDENGDIWISPAGVDKGSLRREDVVCVKKDGSVVGHHRPSSEFPFHKTIYERRPDLGAILHAHPPALVAFSIVRKIPLTTLIPNVQLVCGPVAMAPYAVPGSQELGENIAAVFEKGINTVLLENHGIVVGAADLFRAFMAFETLDFCARLEISARRIGIPRALTQQQIDVSYRKQAVPMEEFEPLGITSEERSARRDMCTLIHRAYDQGLFSSTQGTFSQRLEQNDFIITPYGKDRKYLEPEDLVRIQNGRKEKGKTPSRSVLLHQRIYELHPHINSIIIAHPPSVMVFAVTEARFNSRTIPESYILLRTIPTVSFGSTFMDQEKVARSFSKKTPIVMVENDCIIVTGSTLLNAFDRLEVAEYSAKALIAASELGDVVAINDAQVAELEAAFHLD, encoded by the coding sequence ATGCGCTTTGATATGCTCCATCCGGCGGATCAAATTGTGATGATCATGGAACGGGTATACCAGTATGGTATGACGACGACTTCGGGGGGAAACCTTTCTATAAAAGATGAAAATGGAGATATTTGGATCAGTCCCGCGGGGGTTGATAAGGGATCGCTACGGCGGGAGGATGTGGTATGTGTGAAGAAAGATGGCTCAGTGGTGGGGCACCATCGTCCATCCAGTGAATTTCCCTTTCATAAAACCATCTATGAACGGCGTCCAGATCTGGGGGCTATACTCCATGCTCATCCACCGGCCCTTGTAGCCTTTAGTATCGTGAGGAAGATACCCCTTACCACCCTTATCCCTAACGTACAGCTTGTATGTGGTCCGGTAGCCATGGCTCCGTATGCGGTACCGGGGAGTCAGGAACTGGGGGAAAATATTGCCGCCGTGTTCGAAAAAGGAATCAATACGGTGCTCCTCGAAAACCATGGTATTGTAGTAGGTGCCGCCGACCTCTTCAGGGCTTTTATGGCTTTCGAAACACTGGATTTTTGCGCGCGCCTTGAAATTTCGGCCCGTCGTATTGGGATCCCCCGGGCCTTAACACAACAGCAGATCGATGTAAGTTACCGGAAACAAGCGGTTCCAATGGAGGAATTCGAACCCCTGGGGATAACAAGTGAAGAACGTTCTGCCCGACGGGATATGTGTACCCTGATCCATCGCGCTTATGATCAGGGCCTTTTCTCCAGTACCCAGGGGACCTTCTCCCAGCGACTTGAACAAAATGACTTTATCATTACTCCCTATGGGAAAGATAGAAAATACCTGGAACCGGAAGACCTTGTTCGAATCCAGAATGGCAGGAAAGAAAAGGGAAAAACACCGAGTCGTTCTGTCCTGTTGCATCAGCGGATCTACGAATTACATCCTCATATCAATTCAATTATTATTGCCCATCCCCCATCGGTGATGGTCTTTGCGGTAACAGAGGCCCGTTTTAATTCTCGGACCATACCAGAAAGTTATATCTTGTTGCGCACTATTCCCACAGTGTCCTTTGGATCAACTTTTATGGACCAGGAAAAGGTAGCACGGAGCTTTTCCAAAAAAACTCCTATTGTGATGGTGGAAAATGATTGTATTATTGTGACAGGCAGCACCCTCCTCAATGCCTTTGATCGACTCGAGGTGGCCGAGTATAGTGCAAAGGCTTTGATCGCGGCCAGTGAACTTGGAGATGTGGTGGCTATCAATGATGCACAAGTAGCGGAATTGGAGGCGGCCTTTCACCTGGACTAA
- a CDS encoding protein-L-isoaspartate O-methyltransferase yields MPINHETNHDLLEVVRRRAPTYLDTSPRSERVLAAMERVDRALFLPPDQRRWAYHDEPVPIGHGQTCSEPSMVAFMLDKLDLQPGQRVLEIGTGCGYAAAIGALLIAPGGTFYGIERISELAQQARQNLAGLRDRVVIIEGDGSRGLPSQAPFDRILVSAGVEGKERPRLEATLLAQLILGGILVYPESHGNLYVVVKDPGGTQRNTYYGVSFVPLVSDSP; encoded by the coding sequence ATGCCCATCAATCATGAAACAAATCATGATTTACTAGAAGTGGTACGAAGAAGGGCTCCCACCTACCTTGACACCTCTCCCCGGTCAGAACGGGTGCTTGCTGCCATGGAACGGGTCGATCGGGCCCTCTTCCTTCCTCCTGACCAGCGCCGCTGGGCGTACCATGATGAGCCGGTCCCCATCGGACATGGGCAGACCTGCAGTGAGCCCAGTATGGTAGCCTTTATGCTGGACAAGCTGGATTTGCAACCGGGGCAGCGGGTTCTGGAAATCGGTACAGGCTGTGGCTATGCTGCCGCCATAGGGGCCCTTCTTATTGCTCCGGGAGGAACCTTCTATGGAATTGAGCGGATCTCCGAACTTGCCCAACAGGCCCGGCAAAATTTGGCGGGCCTCCGGGATCGGGTAGTGATTATTGAAGGGGATGGTTCCAGAGGGCTCCCCTCTCAAGCTCCCTTTGATCGCATCCTTGTTTCCGCCGGAGTAGAAGGAAAGGAGCGTCCGCGACTGGAGGCAACTCTTCTGGCCCAACTGATACTAGGAGGAATTCTGGTATATCCCGAAAGTCATGGAAATTTGTATGTAGTGGTAAAAGATCCGGGAGGAACACAGAGAAATACCTATTATGGAGTTTCCTTTGTGCCCCTTGTTTCTGACAGTCCCTAG
- a CDS encoding glycoside hydrolase family 3 C-terminal domain-containing protein, with translation MNVEYWLHHLTLEEKAALCSGKDFWTTKGIERLGIPSWMMTDGPHGLRKQSSDPDHVGLHESVPATCFPSGVTLASTWDRDLLEEIGRALGEEARAEGVGVLLGPAVNIKRHPLGGRNFEYFSEDPYLAGELAKHHVRGVQSQGIGTSIKHFAANNQETHRNTIDTIVDERTLREIYLPAFETAIREAQPWTVMAAYNKLNGTFCAEHPWLLQKVLREEWGFQGVVLTDWGACNDKIAGLIAGQDLEMPSSRGLTDTEVVAAVRSGVLDETVLDRACRRILELTAKVMATQKAASQSSAGFYSYDRDAHHELARRAAREGAVLLKNEGNLLPLSLHSSVAFIGAFARYPRYQGGGSSHITPTQLDTALAAAQKLKGPSILYADGYRLDQDDPDPGLIQEACEVAKQAEMVVLFIGLTDRYESEGYDRKDLSLPKSHVALLDALCKVQKRVVVVLSNGAPVEMPWIDQVPAVLETYLGGQGWGTAVVDLLFGRANPCGKLAETFPISIQDTPAYLNFPGDRRRVEYREGIFIGYRYYISVGRQVLFPFGHGLSYSHFEYSNLRVSKSQFSDNEEVLVQVDVTNRGPLPGKEIVQLYVIPPQSTEVVRPKQELKGFAKLSLEVGETKTAQFSLNKRSFAYWSVDHHDWVVETGAYTLAVGASSVDLRLSAVVRCISTTPSVLLPLDMNSTIADLEGFPEAKEFVSRIRETFFKMFGAPNPDDPQALIITSFIEETPLRSIVRMVPTVNPIELQSLLEKINKTT, from the coding sequence ATGAATGTGGAATATTGGTTACACCATCTTACCCTCGAAGAAAAGGCGGCATTGTGTTCCGGAAAGGATTTCTGGACAACCAAGGGAATAGAACGGCTTGGGATTCCGTCCTGGATGATGACCGACGGGCCCCATGGCTTGCGGAAGCAATCGAGTGATCCCGATCATGTGGGACTCCACGAAAGCGTACCGGCTACCTGCTTTCCCAGTGGAGTAACCTTAGCTTCAACGTGGGATAGGGACCTTTTGGAAGAAATCGGCCGGGCCCTGGGGGAAGAAGCCCGGGCAGAAGGTGTTGGTGTTCTCTTGGGGCCAGCGGTGAATATTAAAAGGCATCCTCTGGGGGGGCGAAATTTTGAATATTTTTCAGAGGATCCCTACCTAGCTGGAGAGCTCGCAAAACACCATGTAAGGGGTGTGCAGTCTCAGGGCATAGGCACGAGTATTAAACACTTTGCGGCGAATAATCAGGAAACTCATCGGAACACTATCGATACCATCGTGGATGAGCGCACATTACGGGAAATCTATCTTCCCGCCTTTGAGACGGCTATACGAGAAGCTCAGCCCTGGACAGTGATGGCCGCCTATAACAAACTGAATGGTACTTTCTGCGCAGAGCATCCCTGGCTGCTCCAAAAGGTCCTCCGGGAAGAGTGGGGGTTTCAGGGGGTGGTTCTTACCGATTGGGGAGCCTGTAATGATAAGATTGCCGGGCTTATTGCCGGTCAAGATCTCGAAATGCCCAGTAGTCGGGGGCTTACTGATACTGAGGTAGTAGCCGCGGTTCGTTCCGGTGTTCTAGACGAAACGGTCCTCGATCGGGCCTGCCGGCGTATCCTGGAATTGACGGCAAAGGTTATGGCGACGCAAAAAGCTGCATCTCAATCATCCGCGGGTTTTTACAGCTATGACCGAGATGCCCATCATGAATTGGCTCGCCGTGCGGCCCGGGAAGGGGCGGTGCTTCTTAAAAATGAAGGGAACCTTCTTCCTCTTTCTCTCCATTCTTCGGTGGCCTTTATTGGTGCCTTTGCTCGATACCCCCGATATCAGGGTGGAGGAAGTTCTCATATTACCCCCACTCAGCTTGATACGGCATTGGCGGCAGCACAAAAATTAAAGGGCCCCTCTATCCTCTATGCCGATGGGTACCGTCTTGATCAGGATGATCCTGACCCGGGACTTATTCAAGAGGCCTGCGAAGTAGCTAAACAAGCGGAGATGGTGGTACTCTTTATAGGGCTTACGGATCGCTACGAATCGGAAGGCTACGATCGGAAGGACCTCTCCCTTCCGAAGAGTCATGTGGCCCTCCTCGATGCCCTGTGTAAGGTGCAGAAACGGGTTGTAGTGGTGTTGAGTAATGGAGCCCCTGTCGAAATGCCCTGGATAGACCAGGTTCCTGCGGTACTTGAAACCTACCTTGGGGGGCAAGGATGGGGAACGGCTGTAGTGGATCTGTTGTTTGGGCGGGCCAACCCTTGTGGAAAGTTAGCAGAAACCTTCCCCATCAGTATTCAGGACACACCGGCGTATCTTAATTTCCCTGGAGACCGACGACGGGTGGAATATCGGGAAGGAATTTTTATAGGCTATCGCTATTATATAAGCGTAGGCCGGCAGGTCCTTTTCCCCTTTGGGCATGGGCTATCCTATTCTCATTTTGAGTATAGCAATCTCCGGGTATCTAAGTCTCAATTCTCTGATAACGAAGAAGTATTGGTTCAAGTTGATGTGACTAATCGGGGTCCTTTACCTGGAAAAGAAATAGTGCAACTGTATGTGATACCCCCACAGTCTACTGAAGTAGTACGACCAAAACAGGAACTTAAGGGCTTTGCAAAGCTTTCCCTCGAGGTTGGAGAAACAAAAACTGCCCAGTTTTCATTAAACAAGCGCTCTTTTGCCTACTGGTCGGTGGATCATCATGATTGGGTGGTAGAAACGGGAGCATATACTCTTGCAGTGGGAGCCTCGAGCGTAGATCTACGGCTTAGCGCTGTGGTTCGTTGTATCTCTACCACTCCCTCTGTGCTGCTTCCCCTTGATATGAATAGTACCATCGCCGATCTCGAAGGTTTTCCCGAGGCGAAAGAATTTGTTTCCCGAATTCGGGAAACCTTTTTCAAAATGTTTGGTGCTCCTAATCCCGATGATCCCCAGGCGCTGATTATCACTTCCTTTATTGAAGAAACACCCCTCCGAAGTATCGTACGGATGGTCCCAACCGTGAATCCCATCGAATTACAGTCCCTACTAGAAAAAATCAATAAAACTACCTAA